A window of the bacterium genome harbors these coding sequences:
- a CDS encoding LD-carboxypeptidase, producing MKRRNFIKTISTATVAASVVPVKASDGRFLSAKKQTKPSRLKRGDTIALVTPGSYITEQEKEESINNIRNLGFKVVYTDRLMSKNGYFSAIDEERAADLNEMFERKDVQAIMCARGGYGCARILPYLDYDLIEDNPKILIGFSDVTALQYAIYKNSGLVTFHGPVSISTFSSFSVKNFEDVLLNPTFELELVNSTTGNNYNPYGITVISEGIAEGELVGGNLSICVSLIGTEYDIDYSDKIIFLEEFIEEPYRIDRMLTQMILAGKFENAAGIALGVFKLCEPNKSNPAFSGSFSLMEVLKDRLGNLGIPVIYGLSFGHVADKFTLPFGGKAELNTETKKLKLLEAAVL from the coding sequence GTGAAACGCCGTAACTTCATCAAAACAATTTCCACCGCTACAGTTGCTGCATCAGTAGTGCCTGTTAAGGCAAGTGATGGCAGATTTCTGTCAGCAAAAAAACAGACTAAACCTTCAAGACTTAAGAGAGGTGATACAATTGCTCTCGTTACACCCGGCAGTTACATCACTGAACAGGAAAAAGAAGAATCAATCAATAATATTCGAAATCTCGGTTTCAAGGTTGTATATACAGACAGATTGATGAGTAAAAACGGATACTTTTCAGCAATCGATGAAGAACGCGCAGCTGATCTGAACGAAATGTTCGAAAGAAAAGATGTACAAGCAATTATGTGTGCACGTGGTGGTTATGGCTGCGCAAGAATTTTACCGTATCTTGATTATGATTTGATTGAAGATAATCCCAAAATTTTGATCGGATTCAGCGATGTTACTGCGCTGCAGTACGCTATTTATAAAAACAGCGGGCTTGTCACATTTCACGGACCTGTATCGATTTCAACATTCAGCAGTTTTAGTGTAAAAAATTTTGAAGATGTATTATTAAATCCAACCTTCGAACTTGAACTGGTTAACTCAACAACCGGTAACAATTATAATCCATATGGAATAACTGTTATTTCAGAAGGTATTGCTGAAGGAGAATTAGTGGGAGGAAATTTATCAATTTGTGTTTCGTTGATAGGAACAGAATACGATATAGATTATTCAGATAAAATAATTTTTTTGGAAGAATTTATAGAAGAACCTTACCGCATAGACAGAATGTTAACTCAAATGATCCTGGCGGGAAAATTCGAAAATGCCGCCGGAATTGCTCTTGGAGTTTTCAAGTTGTGTGAACCGAACAAATCAAATCCTGCTTTTAGTGGCTCTTTTTCGCTGATGGAAGTATTAAAAGACAGGTTGGGAAATCTTGGAATACCTGTTATTTACGGACTGTCATTCGGTCATGTTGCAGACAAGTTCACACTTCCATTTGGAGGCAAAGCTGAATTGAATACTGAAACAAAAAAACTAAAATTGCTTGAAGCTGCTGTTTTATAA
- a CDS encoding type II toxin-antitoxin system HicA family toxin, producing the protein MKVPRDISASKLIKILSNYGYSKTRQSGSHIRLTIIIEEKSFHVTIPNHDPIKIGTLNSILNDVSKQLNLNKQTLINDLF; encoded by the coding sequence ATGAAAGTTCCCCGGGATATATCTGCCTCGAAACTCATTAAAATATTATCAAATTATGGCTACTCAAAAACAAGGCAATCGGGAAGTCATATCAGATTAACAATTATTATTGAAGAAAAATCATTCCACGTAACAATCCCAAATCATGATCCAATTAAAATCGGGACTCTGAATAGCATATTAAATGATGTAAGTAAACAACTGAACTTGAACAAACAAACATTGATCAATGATTTATTCTAA
- a CDS encoding tryptophanase: MRPKTIIEPFKIKSVEPIRFTTREEREKILINAGYNPFMIHADDVLIDLLTDSGTSAMSAKQWAGIMEGDEAYAGSKSFYRFEDAVRKITHMKYIIPTHQGRAAEKILFSIVGGPGKYFPNNTHFDTTRANIEFTGAEAEDLLNEIGKHPEQRADFKGNMDIEKLEAFIKEKGVENIPLCMMTVTNNSGGGQPVSMQNIREVKAVCKKYGIPLFLDACRFAENAYFIKKREKGYADKSVLEIAQEMFSYADGATMSAKKDALVNIGGFLALNDENLAMQCRNLLIVTEGFPTYGGLAGRDLEAVAQGLEEVVDEHYLEYRIRSVEYLGERLVAAGVPIIEPPGGHAIYIDAKRFLPNLPSDQYPGQSIVCELYLEGGVRAVEIGSVMFGKYDKNGKLIPAMMELVRLAIPRRVYTQSHVDYLIEIILEVFNNRNRLNGYKIVYEAPMLRHFTARFEPLK, translated from the coding sequence ATGAGACCAAAAACAATTATCGAACCGTTCAAAATAAAATCAGTTGAACCGATCCGATTCACTACCCGTGAAGAGAGAGAAAAAATTTTAATTAATGCCGGTTATAATCCTTTTATGATTCATGCAGATGATGTGCTTATCGATTTGCTAACCGATAGCGGTACGTCCGCTATGAGTGCGAAGCAATGGGCAGGAATTATGGAGGGCGATGAAGCTTATGCTGGTTCAAAGAGTTTTTATCGCTTTGAAGATGCAGTTAGAAAAATAACTCATATGAAATACATTATTCCCACTCACCAGGGAAGGGCAGCAGAGAAAATATTATTCTCAATTGTTGGCGGACCGGGAAAATATTTTCCAAACAACACACACTTCGATACAACCAGAGCTAACATTGAATTTACTGGTGCTGAAGCGGAAGATTTACTCAATGAAATAGGAAAGCATCCCGAACAACGAGCTGACTTCAAAGGCAATATGGATATCGAAAAACTTGAAGCATTCATAAAAGAAAAAGGTGTAGAAAATATTCCTTTGTGTATGATGACAGTTACAAATAACTCTGGTGGAGGTCAGCCGGTTTCGATGCAAAACATTCGAGAAGTGAAAGCTGTTTGTAAGAAATATGGAATCCCACTTTTCCTCGATGCCTGCAGGTTCGCGGAGAACGCTTACTTCATAAAGAAAAGAGAAAAAGGATACGCTGATAAATCGGTTCTGGAAATTGCACAGGAAATGTTTTCGTATGCTGATGGAGCAACGATGAGTGCAAAAAAAGATGCGCTCGTAAACATAGGTGGTTTTCTTGCGTTGAACGATGAAAATCTTGCTATGCAGTGCAGAAACCTGCTTATCGTTACAGAGGGATTTCCAACATACGGCGGACTTGCTGGAAGAGATTTGGAAGCAGTTGCGCAAGGTTTGGAAGAAGTTGTTGATGAACATTATCTTGAGTACAGAATTCGTAGTGTTGAATATCTCGGTGAAAGATTAGTTGCCGCCGGTGTTCCGATAATTGAGCCGCCGGGAGGTCACGCAATCTACATCGATGCTAAAAGATTTTTACCCAATCTTCCATCCGATCAATATCCCGGACAATCAATTGTTTGTGAGCTTTATCTTGAAGGCGGAGTTCGTGCAGTGGAAATAGGTAGTGTAATGTTCGGTAAGTATGATAAGAATGGAAAACTTATTCCTGCGATGATGGAGTTAGTTCGTCTAGCAATTCCTAGAAGAGTTTATACACAAAGTCACGTTGATTACCTGATTGAAATTATACTCGAAGTTTTTAATAACAGGAACAGGTTGAATGGTTACAAAATAGTTTACGAAGCTCCAATGCTTCGACACTTTACAGCCAGGTTTGAACCATTGAAGTGA
- a CDS encoding DUF4905 domain-containing protein: MKLKKNYKFDNGRQIWRIIPANSGKLIIEEREPEKKQAYFHCLSLGSGKKILNNFQLDDKFWVGVEAVKDDIIFFHKFAKPDMPKHRGIFAYDITKKGFLWNNPELIFLFLYKDRLYTYRDKFEGRNYLAINPFNGEVIEDIGENYEYINKLRSEASLNETDSGFLFPEAFEIDSGIDEKANEFIKTLKNDFVVSGKIEFILKNQLLMMSFHEANSKGSFNNLFKAVDLSKGKYILEEVINKETSLFLTDSFFVKDDLLFLLFGKTRLVVYEIII; this comes from the coding sequence ATGAAACTTAAAAAAAACTACAAATTTGATAACGGTCGACAAATATGGAGGATTATTCCAGCTAACTCCGGTAAGCTGATAATTGAAGAACGTGAGCCGGAAAAGAAACAAGCTTACTTTCATTGTCTTTCACTTGGTTCAGGTAAAAAAATATTAAACAACTTTCAGCTTGATGATAAATTTTGGGTGGGAGTTGAAGCCGTTAAGGATGACATCATCTTCTTTCACAAATTTGCAAAGCCTGATATGCCGAAGCACAGAGGAATATTTGCTTATGACATTACGAAGAAGGGATTCCTCTGGAATAATCCTGAACTGATTTTCCTCTTTCTTTATAAAGATAGACTCTACACTTACAGAGATAAATTTGAAGGAAGAAATTATCTCGCCATCAATCCATTCAATGGTGAAGTTATTGAGGATATTGGCGAGAACTACGAATATATAAATAAACTTCGCAGTGAAGCTTCGCTGAATGAAACTGATAGTGGTTTTTTATTTCCGGAAGCTTTTGAAATTGATTCTGGAATTGACGAGAAAGCAAATGAATTTATTAAAACTTTAAAAAATGATTTTGTTGTGTCTGGTAAAATCGAATTTATATTGAAAAACCAGCTGCTAATGATGAGCTTTCACGAAGCAAATTCAAAAGGTTCTTTTAATAATCTTTTTAAGGCAGTTGATTTATCCAAAGGAAAGTATATTTTAGAAGAAGTCATCAACAAAGAAACAAGTTTGTTTCTTACCGATTCTTTTTTTGTAAAAGATGATTTGCTGTTTCTGCTTTTTGGTAAAACCAGACTTGTGGTTTATGAGATAATTATTTGA
- a CDS encoding 2-oxoisovalerate dehydrogenase yields the protein MKIKEIIFIVEESLDGGYEAKAIGESIYTEAETIDDLKKNISDAVRCHFEESELPSIISLRFQREEIITL from the coding sequence ATGAAAATAAAAGAAATAATTTTTATTGTTGAAGAATCTTTAGATGGTGGTTATGAGGCAAAAGCGATAGGAGAATCAATCTATACTGAAGCCGAAACGATAGATGATTTGAAAAAAAATATTTCTGATGCGGTGCGCTGCCATTTTGAAGAAAGTGAGCTACCATCCATAATCAGTCTCCGTTTCCAACGTGAAGAAATAATTACATTATGA
- a CDS encoding acetate--CoA ligase family protein, which translates to MTAVFNDYFYPESICVVGASSKPKSLGYELTKSIKQYGFTGKLFLINPKSDEVLGYKCFPTIESVKEKIDLAIIMVPKQFVEESIKQLTDKGTKALILITAGFKETGKEGEQEEKRILELVKKSGAKLVGPNCMGIINTHPEVKMNATFVAEEPRNGKMAFCSQSGAIGAAVLNSLRETDIRFSQFISVGNKADVTENDLLEFWEMDKNVSVITYYLESFEAGEEFLKNFIEEKITKPVIVLKGGRTSSGIKAASSHTGAMGSSDKVVDAVLHQFGIIRADDLNDMFNTAKGFEDFPMPKGNRVAVLTNAGGPAILTVDTLERNNLSLAELTHETKSKLREIVHPQGSVNNPVDLLPGGTAEQFKQVNEFLVEDKNVDAVISVFVEPIMVPAMPVIEGINEIQSEKPIFQVVMPLPEFWDMYRKESKTKRSLFRRSEEPAVVIGNMLKFRNKSNHKHRLNAESVKIEGIKFEAGRFLSQEDVIKVSEFYSLPIVKTQLFGYDDLKKSDLKYPVVMKAVGEKIIHKSDLKGVVLNIKDKAELIKTADEMINNFKQKSMQLDSFLIQPFIHTKFELLVGGFRDPSFGPMVMFGSGGKYVEYFDDTVIRSAYLNDLDIDEMINRTKIGKIIQGVRGEKPADLVKIKNTIKSVAQMMLNHKEITECDLNPLVVTDDNNIFAVDIRIKC; encoded by the coding sequence CTTCCTCCAAACCAAAATCACTTGGTTATGAATTAACTAAATCAATAAAACAATACGGCTTCACCGGAAAACTTTTTCTGATTAATCCCAAATCGGATGAAGTTTTAGGTTACAAATGCTTCCCGACTATTGAATCAGTAAAAGAGAAAATTGATCTCGCAATAATAATGGTCCCGAAACAGTTTGTGGAAGAATCCATCAAACAACTCACAGATAAAGGAACAAAAGCTCTTATTCTCATCACAGCAGGATTCAAAGAAACCGGAAAAGAAGGTGAGCAGGAAGAAAAAAGAATTTTAGAATTAGTAAAGAAATCAGGGGCAAAGTTGGTTGGACCAAATTGCATGGGAATTATCAACACACATCCTGAAGTAAAAATGAACGCAACTTTTGTAGCAGAAGAACCACGAAACGGGAAGATGGCATTTTGTTCGCAAAGTGGTGCAATAGGTGCAGCAGTTTTGAATTCTCTGCGCGAAACTGATATCAGATTTTCTCAGTTCATCAGTGTTGGCAACAAAGCGGATGTCACTGAAAATGATCTTCTTGAGTTTTGGGAGATGGATAAAAATGTAAGTGTGATTACATACTATCTTGAAAGTTTTGAAGCAGGAGAAGAGTTTTTAAAAAATTTTATTGAAGAAAAAATCACCAAACCTGTGATCGTTTTAAAAGGTGGAAGAACTTCCAGCGGAATTAAAGCTGCATCATCTCACACCGGCGCGATGGGAAGCAGCGATAAAGTTGTTGATGCAGTGCTCCATCAATTTGGAATAATACGTGCAGATGATTTGAACGATATGTTCAACACAGCAAAAGGCTTTGAAGATTTTCCAATGCCAAAAGGCAATAGAGTTGCGGTTCTTACTAATGCTGGTGGTCCGGCTATTCTTACTGTAGATACTCTTGAAAGGAATAATTTATCTCTTGCTGAACTGACTCACGAAACAAAATCGAAACTTCGAGAGATTGTTCATCCACAGGGAAGTGTTAACAATCCGGTTGATCTTCTTCCTGGCGGAACTGCAGAACAATTCAAGCAAGTCAACGAATTTCTGGTTGAAGACAAAAATGTTGATGCGGTTATTTCGGTTTTTGTTGAACCGATAATGGTTCCCGCAATGCCTGTGATTGAAGGGATAAATGAAATACAAAGCGAAAAACCAATTTTTCAGGTTGTTATGCCGCTACCTGAGTTCTGGGATATGTACAGAAAAGAATCGAAAACTAAACGTTCATTGTTCAGACGGTCTGAAGAACCTGCTGTTGTGATTGGTAATATGCTGAAGTTCAGAAATAAATCTAATCATAAACACAGGTTGAATGCAGAGAGTGTAAAAATTGAAGGAATAAAATTCGAAGCCGGTCGTTTTCTATCGCAGGAAGATGTTATTAAAGTATCTGAATTCTATAGTCTTCCAATTGTTAAGACCCAATTATTTGGTTATGATGATTTGAAGAAATCAGATTTGAAATATCCCGTCGTAATGAAAGCAGTTGGAGAAAAAATTATTCACAAATCCGATTTGAAAGGTGTCGTATTAAACATCAAAGATAAAGCTGAATTAATCAAAACTGCAGATGAAATGATAAATAACTTCAAACAAAAAAGTATGCAGCTCGACTCATTTCTTATCCAGCCATTCATTCATACAAAGTTTGAGTTATTGGTTGGCGGATTTCGTGATCCGAGTTTTGGACCGATGGTAATGTTCGGTTCAGGCGGGAAATATGTTGAATATTTTGATGATACCGTTATCCGGTCAGCATATTTAAATGATTTAGATATTGACGAAATGATCAATCGAACAAAAATCGGAAAAATAATTCAGGGAGTACGTGGCGAAAAACCTGCTGATCTTGTCAAAATAAAAAATACGATAAAATCGGTCGCTCAGATGATGCTGAATCACAAAGAAATAACCGAGTGCGATCTTAATCCACTTGTGGTTACGGATGATAATAATATCTTTGCAGTGGATATCAGGATAAAGTGTTAA